A part of Aricia agestis chromosome 13, ilAriAges1.1, whole genome shotgun sequence genomic DNA contains:
- the LOC121733216 gene encoding beta-glucuronidase isoform X1, with product MIMIVRKALCVCLLVLLAGARGLVPDTASANEINELQKQKTTYSGAALYPRTTETRDLRSLDGIWNFRKSPADPEYGYRHGWYEKDLDKTGPVIPMPVPSSYNDIGEEASLRDHVGLVWYDRRFHVPAWWARGEQRVWLRFSSVHYAAQVWVNGKMMAFHEIGHLPFEVEITDVVNYNTSNLLTVVVDNILLSDTVPQGYVKDIVVANNKVRQEQSYTFDFFNYAGIHRSVFLYSTPQVYIDDVIVNTDIQGLTGFIIYNTTYKGASSDVGCLIQIYDKNDTQVAAAQECGGLIEIPNANFWWPYLMHPDSGYLYTFKVSLLGPLDEVIDTYHLKIGIRTVTWSNTTMFINDKPIYLRGFGMHEDSDLRGKGWDPVLWVKNFNLIKWVGANAFRTSHYPYAEEIYDLADEQGIMIIDECPGVDTDIFSDNLLEKHKQSLTELIRRDKNHPSVIMWSISNEPRSANVKADPYFGKVVKHVKSMDLSRPVTIAIAQSYLADKSGQHLDIICFNRYNGWYANPGSLQNIAAYVTEEATAWFRKHNKPVIMTEYGADTIPGLHLLPEYVWSEEYQVALMSEHFKAFDRLRRAGFFAGEFIWNFADFKTAQTTTRVGGNKKGIFTRSRQPKASAHHMRARYLALAAADAGAPPPPPPLYVSDGRPAHHEL from the exons ATG ATAATGATTGTGAGGAAGGCACTATGCGTATGCCTCCTGGTGTTGCTCGCGGGAGCGAGAGGGCTAGTACCAGATACTGCGAGTGCGAACGAGATAAATGAACTTCAGAAGCAGAAGACCACATACTCGGGGGCGGCGCTATACCCCCGCACCACAGAGACCAGAGATCTCAGGAGCCTAGATGGTATCTGGAACTTCCGAAAGTCTCCTGCTGATCCAGAGTATGGATACAGACATGGATGGTACGAGAAGGATCTTGATaag ACAGGTCCAGTGATCCCGATGCCAGTGCCGTCGTCCTACAACGACATCGGGGAGGAGGCTTCGCTACGTGACCACGTGGGCCTCGTGTGGTACGACCGGCGGTTCCACGTGCCGGCCTGGTGGGCGCGCGGCGAGCAGCGCGTCTGGCTGCGATTCAGCAGCGTGCACTATGCCGCGCAAGTG TGGGTGAACGGCAAGATGATGGCGTTCCACGAGATCGGTCACCTTCCGTTCGAAGTTGAGATCACCGACGTGGTCAACTACAACACCAGCAACCTGCTCACCGTGGTCGTCGACAATATACTACTGAGCGACACCGTGCCGCAGGGATACGTGAAGGACATCGTGGTCGC GAACAACAAGGTGAGACAAGAGCAGTCGTACACGTTCGACTTCTTCAACTACGCCGGCATCCACCGCTCCGTGTTCCTCTACTCCACACCGCAGGTCTACATCGATGACGTCATCGTCAACACTGACATACAGGGACTCACAG GGTTCATAATCTACAACACAACCTACAAGGGCGCGTCTTCGGACGTGGGCTGCCTCATCCAGATATACGACAAGAACGACACACAGGTCGCCGCGGCGCAGGAGTGCGGAGGGCTGATAGAGATCCCCAACGCCAACTTCTGGTGGCCCTACCTCATGCACCCCGACTCGGGATACCTTTATACCTTCAAG GTGTCCCTCCTAGGTCCGCTGGATGAAGTCATCGACACGTACCACCTCAAGATCGGCATCCGGACGGTGACGTGGAGCAACACCACCATGTTCATCAACGACAAACCCATCTACCTCAGAGGTTTCGGCATGCACGAGGACTCTGAT CTCCGCGGAAAAGGCTGGGATCCAGTCCTCTGGGTGAAAAATTTCAATCTGATCAAGTGGGTTGGTGCAAACGCCTTCAGAACTTCCCACTACCCCTACGCTGAGGAAATCTACGACCTGGCTGATGAGCAGGGCATCATGATCATCGACGAATGCCCAGGAGTTGATACTGA CATCTTCTCCGACAACCTCCTGGAGAAGCACAAGCAGTCGCTGACGGAGCTGATCAGGCGCGACAAGAACCACCCCAGCGTCATCATGTGGTCCATCTCCAACGAGCCCCGGTCCGCTAACGTCAAGGCCGACCCTTACTTCGG AAAAGTGGTGAAGCACGTCAAATCCATGGACCTGTCAAGGCCAGTCACTATCGCCATCGCACAGAGCTACCTGGCTGATAAATCG GGTCAGCATCTAGACATAATCTGCTTCAACCGCTACAACGGATGGTATGCAAACCCCGGTTCCCTGCAGAACATCGCCGCTTACGTCACTGAAGAGGCTACCGCCTGGTTCCGGAAGCACAACAAGCCAGTCATCATGACGGAATACGGCGCTGATACTATACCGGGACTGCATTTG CTTCCCGAGTACGTGTGGTCTGAGGAGTACCAGGTGGCGCTGATGTCTGAACACTTCAAAGCGTTCGATCGGCTCCGTCGGGCCGGTTTCTTCGCCGGAGAGTTCATATGGAACTTCGCTGACTTTAAGACTGCACAGA caACCACCCGCGTGGGTGGCAACAAGAAGGGTATATTCACGAGGTCTCGCCAGCCTAAGGCCTCAGCTCATCACATGCGCGCGCGGTACCTCGCGTTGGCCGCTGCCGACGCCGGCGCGCCGCCACCGCCACCACCATTGTACGTCAGCGACGGACGACCTGCGCACCACGAGCTCTAA
- the LOC121733216 gene encoding beta-glucuronidase isoform X2, protein MIVRKALCVCLLVLLAGARGLVPDTASANEINELQKQKTTYSGAALYPRTTETRDLRSLDGIWNFRKSPADPEYGYRHGWYEKDLDKTGPVIPMPVPSSYNDIGEEASLRDHVGLVWYDRRFHVPAWWARGEQRVWLRFSSVHYAAQVWVNGKMMAFHEIGHLPFEVEITDVVNYNTSNLLTVVVDNILLSDTVPQGYVKDIVVANNKVRQEQSYTFDFFNYAGIHRSVFLYSTPQVYIDDVIVNTDIQGLTGFIIYNTTYKGASSDVGCLIQIYDKNDTQVAAAQECGGLIEIPNANFWWPYLMHPDSGYLYTFKVSLLGPLDEVIDTYHLKIGIRTVTWSNTTMFINDKPIYLRGFGMHEDSDLRGKGWDPVLWVKNFNLIKWVGANAFRTSHYPYAEEIYDLADEQGIMIIDECPGVDTDIFSDNLLEKHKQSLTELIRRDKNHPSVIMWSISNEPRSANVKADPYFGKVVKHVKSMDLSRPVTIAIAQSYLADKSGQHLDIICFNRYNGWYANPGSLQNIAAYVTEEATAWFRKHNKPVIMTEYGADTIPGLHLLPEYVWSEEYQVALMSEHFKAFDRLRRAGFFAGEFIWNFADFKTAQTTTRVGGNKKGIFTRSRQPKASAHHMRARYLALAAADAGAPPPPPPLYVSDGRPAHHEL, encoded by the exons ATGATTGTGAGGAAGGCACTATGCGTATGCCTCCTGGTGTTGCTCGCGGGAGCGAGAGGGCTAGTACCAGATACTGCGAGTGCGAACGAGATAAATGAACTTCAGAAGCAGAAGACCACATACTCGGGGGCGGCGCTATACCCCCGCACCACAGAGACCAGAGATCTCAGGAGCCTAGATGGTATCTGGAACTTCCGAAAGTCTCCTGCTGATCCAGAGTATGGATACAGACATGGATGGTACGAGAAGGATCTTGATaag ACAGGTCCAGTGATCCCGATGCCAGTGCCGTCGTCCTACAACGACATCGGGGAGGAGGCTTCGCTACGTGACCACGTGGGCCTCGTGTGGTACGACCGGCGGTTCCACGTGCCGGCCTGGTGGGCGCGCGGCGAGCAGCGCGTCTGGCTGCGATTCAGCAGCGTGCACTATGCCGCGCAAGTG TGGGTGAACGGCAAGATGATGGCGTTCCACGAGATCGGTCACCTTCCGTTCGAAGTTGAGATCACCGACGTGGTCAACTACAACACCAGCAACCTGCTCACCGTGGTCGTCGACAATATACTACTGAGCGACACCGTGCCGCAGGGATACGTGAAGGACATCGTGGTCGC GAACAACAAGGTGAGACAAGAGCAGTCGTACACGTTCGACTTCTTCAACTACGCCGGCATCCACCGCTCCGTGTTCCTCTACTCCACACCGCAGGTCTACATCGATGACGTCATCGTCAACACTGACATACAGGGACTCACAG GGTTCATAATCTACAACACAACCTACAAGGGCGCGTCTTCGGACGTGGGCTGCCTCATCCAGATATACGACAAGAACGACACACAGGTCGCCGCGGCGCAGGAGTGCGGAGGGCTGATAGAGATCCCCAACGCCAACTTCTGGTGGCCCTACCTCATGCACCCCGACTCGGGATACCTTTATACCTTCAAG GTGTCCCTCCTAGGTCCGCTGGATGAAGTCATCGACACGTACCACCTCAAGATCGGCATCCGGACGGTGACGTGGAGCAACACCACCATGTTCATCAACGACAAACCCATCTACCTCAGAGGTTTCGGCATGCACGAGGACTCTGAT CTCCGCGGAAAAGGCTGGGATCCAGTCCTCTGGGTGAAAAATTTCAATCTGATCAAGTGGGTTGGTGCAAACGCCTTCAGAACTTCCCACTACCCCTACGCTGAGGAAATCTACGACCTGGCTGATGAGCAGGGCATCATGATCATCGACGAATGCCCAGGAGTTGATACTGA CATCTTCTCCGACAACCTCCTGGAGAAGCACAAGCAGTCGCTGACGGAGCTGATCAGGCGCGACAAGAACCACCCCAGCGTCATCATGTGGTCCATCTCCAACGAGCCCCGGTCCGCTAACGTCAAGGCCGACCCTTACTTCGG AAAAGTGGTGAAGCACGTCAAATCCATGGACCTGTCAAGGCCAGTCACTATCGCCATCGCACAGAGCTACCTGGCTGATAAATCG GGTCAGCATCTAGACATAATCTGCTTCAACCGCTACAACGGATGGTATGCAAACCCCGGTTCCCTGCAGAACATCGCCGCTTACGTCACTGAAGAGGCTACCGCCTGGTTCCGGAAGCACAACAAGCCAGTCATCATGACGGAATACGGCGCTGATACTATACCGGGACTGCATTTG CTTCCCGAGTACGTGTGGTCTGAGGAGTACCAGGTGGCGCTGATGTCTGAACACTTCAAAGCGTTCGATCGGCTCCGTCGGGCCGGTTTCTTCGCCGGAGAGTTCATATGGAACTTCGCTGACTTTAAGACTGCACAGA caACCACCCGCGTGGGTGGCAACAAGAAGGGTATATTCACGAGGTCTCGCCAGCCTAAGGCCTCAGCTCATCACATGCGCGCGCGGTACCTCGCGTTGGCCGCTGCCGACGCCGGCGCGCCGCCACCGCCACCACCATTGTACGTCAGCGACGGACGACCTGCGCACCACGAGCTCTAA
- the LOC121733118 gene encoding zinc finger HIT domain-containing protein 3 isoform X1 has product MDCIECGEDSKYKCPVCRQPYCSVACCKVHKEKQCTPPSPPKNDAIEESQIEYEFPTDHTVPIEKLKSLENSKELQECISNPHVREILQLLDKSPHPDKLMQEYMQEPIFTEFVDACLKVVQDEPDDE; this is encoded by the exons aTGGATTGCATTGAATGTGGTGAAGATTCTAAATACAAATGTCCTGTATGTAGACAACCTTA TTGTTCAGTAGCCTGTTGCAAAGTTCATAAAGAAAAGCAATGTACACCGCCATCTCCGCCAAAAAACGATGCCATAGAAGAGTCACAAATAGAATATGAATTCCCTACCGATCACACAGTGCcaatagaaaaattaaaatcattag AAAATTCTAAAGAACTGCAGGAATGTATATCAAATCCACATGTAAGGGAGATATTGCAGTTGTTAGACAAATCGCCTCATCCAGATAAGTTAATGCAAGAATACATGCAGGAACCAATATTTACGGAGTTTGTTGATGCCTGTTTGAAAGTTGTGCAAGATGAgcctgatgatgaataa
- the LOC121733118 gene encoding zinc finger HIT domain-containing protein 3 isoform X2 — translation MDCIECGEDSKYKCPVCRQPYCSVACCKVHKEKQCTPPSPPKNDAIEESQIEYEFPTDHTVPIEKLKSLENSKELQECISNPHVREILQLLDKSPHPDKLMQEYMQEPIFTEFVDACLKVVQDEPDDE, via the exons aTGGATTGCATTGAATGTGGTGAAGATTCTAAATACAAATGTCCTGTATGTAGACAACCTTA TTGTTCAGTAGCCTGTTGCAAAGTTCATAAAGAAAAGCAATGTACACCGCCATCTCCGCCAAAAAACGATGCCATAGAAGAGTCACAAATAGAATATGAATTCCCTACCGATCACACAGTGCcaatagaaaaattaaaatcattag AAAATTCTAAAGAACTGCAGGAATGTATATCAAATCCACATGTAAGGGAGATATTGCAGTTGTTAGACAAATCGCCTCATCCAGATAAGTTAATGCAAGAATACATGCAGGAACCAATATTTACGGAGTTTGTTGATGCCTGTTTGAAAGTTGTGCAAG ATGAgcctgatgatgaataa